Genomic segment of Coffea arabica cultivar ET-39 chromosome 1e, Coffea Arabica ET-39 HiFi, whole genome shotgun sequence:
AGTAATATGCTAatgatataaaaataaaagttgtcAAAATTTTATAAGTAACAATGAATAATCAAGACAAATAATAGGGGTACAAAATTAAAAAGATTTGAGGACTTGTAGAATTATCCTAATTACAGATTAAAAAGGGAATCATGCCATTGAAGAGAatgtgaaaataaataaataaaaattatggattgattgatttaaaaaaatcaagaaaggcATAATCAGAGAAGACTATCTGAGAAGTTCTTAAAAGAATATCAATGACAACGAGtatctcaaattttttctttttttttctgtaaaatttcagaacCAAAATTCTTTAGACCCCAGCATTTATTTTCACAGGAACAATATATTTTACTATGCTACCATGAACCTTGAAGTCAATGCCCTCGATTCCAATGGATAATAGTTTCATTAAtttgtttgtgcttttttttttgcggTAAATAGATGAAAACTTTGAGTTCCTTGAATTCTTTAAAGCGCCTAATATCATCAGTTACTGGAAACTCAAAAAATAGAGAAGCATTTTATTAGAATCGgaccaaaaaatttatttgaaataccATAACAACATTTATGAACAACCAACTGTTATACTGCTCATCATGTTACAGTTACACTAATATAGTGCTCATGGGAATGCATTCCTATTgaaattttgctttttctttatcttctgtgaaattttattagtttagacgTTATAAGGACTAGTGTTAAAGGCGCACCCAGTGTGTGCAATTtagaaataattattgatttttatgaatatattaatattatttttacaaaaataaattttatataaattcttcatgaaaaaaaaattacaatttattagtaattttttctttaatacaGTTATAGTTAATTTGATAGTTGCTGTATCTAAGGGAGTTATAGGAGATTATATTAGCAAATATGATTAGGTGGTTGgggtaaaaattaatttttttaagagcaaaattgGAAGTTCAAAAAATGACACAAAATGTTTATCCCAACTGCCACCTCTCTCCTTTTACTGTTTTATGGATATTTGGTGTgctcatcctttttttttctttttggttggtTGTAATTTGGGTCCTACATTCAAGTGTTTTCAATAATTGAAGCATATAAAGGGAAAAATTTGAGAAACCACAACAATTCATTTACAGGTTATATAAATCAGTAAACAGGAATAGTATAAAAAAGATGAACAAAATGGCTACAAGCACAGCCATGGTATTTAGAAACATTCAGCATTGAGAATTTCATAGCAATATTCTCATTCAACACTAATGAAAAGGGAATCGACATGAGGGTTTTCTACCTTGATATTCGTCAATTTTAAATAGGTATTACAATTAGCTATGAGGTGGCCGATTTAAGATTTAGTTGATAGAGGTTGACAAGAAACTATACAAACTGTGATAGAATACAGATGTATTTTGCAACATCTAGAAATAattgaaagttgaaaatttccattttttcccctcTAAATGTTGGTAATAACCCATTAAGAATAGTACCAGTAAGAACCGGCAATGCATGATTTCATAAATTAGATCCAAGCTCGACACAGATTGATCCGCATCATGTGAACCTTTTTCTTGGTCATAAGCCACTGACATCTAAAAACTAACGAGCATACATTACTTTACACCGACTGAGGCCATCAGGTCTTCGTACTCTGGATCACTCTCCTGTTTCTGAATCTTTGCTCTGTTACTGCTTAAATGAGTATTAAGAGAAACAGATGTTGGCGAGAAGGGATCATACACTTGCTGTACTCCAGAAGCTCTAGAAGATAGCCCAGCAGCAGGTTGAAAGGAAATATTACTGTTAATATGTTGATTTGGAGCAACAAAACTTGGCGGCCTAGTTGCCGATGGAGGGTAGTTTTGCTGAATTTGCATTGGGCCCCCTGCTCGAGGAATTCCATCTGCATTGACGAATGGGGGATCTAAATTGAAGTTTCTTGGTTGCAGTAGAGGAGCAGCATTCGAACCTGGAAATGGTGCATGCCTAGGTGGACCCAGAAGCGCTGTTGGACTACTGGGAAAGTTAACAGACGTTTGAGCTCTAGGCTGCATCATTTGATTGCCAACATTAGGCCTAGAAAACCCTGGATTTGCAGGTGGTAGTCTCAACATGTGCATTCCTGGCTGAACAGGTGAAATCTGAGATTCCTGATATGGCTGTGCTGATTGATTTGGATGTAAAAGTATAGGTTGAGTATTTGGTCTATGAGCAACTTCAAGGGCTGGATTGTGTGGCCGGTGAGGCTGAAAAGTAAAATCATTTGAGCTGGGTTGCTGTGGTCTGGGAGCAGTCATATTTGCAGGGTTAATGGCATTAAAACTGACAGCACCAGCAGGACCAGAATTAGGAATTCCTGAAGCTGGATGTAGTAGTGTTGATGAAGATGTCACTGGTGAAAGAAGAGGGGTGGATCCTGGTACCACATTGGGAGATGAATTAGGTATCACAGCTCGTGGCATAACAGACTGCATGGGACCAGGTACTTTTGCTGCTGAAGGTAGTGGAGAAAGTGAAAGCCCCTGTTGGAAGTGGGAACTAGAGTTGAAGTATGGGACATTTGCGGGATGATTAACTGCAGCACCAGCTGACTGCAAAGCAGATTGCTGGGTAATTGGAAAGATATTTGGCGGTGCAGCTCTGGACACAGCCAAAGGATGAGAAGCCATGGAGGGGTGGCCCTGCAGACCAGTTGTTGCAGGGGTCATTGACATCATATTTCCAGCTCCAATGGATGTTGGAGTGTTCACTGGTACTATAGATGATCCAGCATAAGGTGGCTGGTAAGAAATAGATATTGAACTCCCAAACTGGGTGGGCCCAGTTGGTGCTGACTGGTTAGTAGATAATTGTGGTGATGTGACATTTGATTGAATAGGTGCAGGTTGTGAAGCTGACAAAGGTGGCGGATGTGAAATGTATGGCCTCTGCAGAACTTGTGGTTGCTGTGGCCCGGAGGTAATAAGTGAAGGATTCTGGGGAACCGGAGTAAATCCCACTGTGACAACTGGCCGAGGACCAAATATTGGCAGCATACTTGAGGGATTGAACTGTGATGGAGACAAATGGACAGGAGCCGCAGCAAAACCTGATGATGGAAAGGCATGTGTCTGAGGTGCACCCACAGGAAACCAAGGCCCTGAGTACTGCTGAAAGTGATTAGGTGAAGGTGCTGGTCCAGATCCTACACTTGGCTGAGCCACTCCACTTGCCACACCAGCAGGCACATTAGTACCAGGTGTGCCTTGACTCGGAGCACCACTATTCACATTGTCACCAGATGTTGCAGTTGATGTTACAGTAATGGAAGCAGGATTCCCCTGAAAAGTCTAACAATTACTAAGTTATTTTCGTACAAAGAATGGCATGAAGAAGTAAATTACTCTAAATGACCTTAAGAAGATATTAGCAATCATAACTGACTAATATTCTACGATCTTAAAGTTCAGGAGACTCACCGAAACTGGGGTGACTAGCAGTTCAATAAGAGCCACCGCAGCATCAATCTTTTCATATGTGTCAGCTGATACATGAACGTGCAACTCATCATAACTACCACATGTTTCATTACCATCAGGAGTAGTAACTTCAACCTGGAGAGTGATAAGAATAATAGCAGAGAAAAACATAAAGAGAAGCCCATGCATATCATCATGCAGCCCATCGCATGTACCAGCGTaaacaaaagagaaataaaTACCCAAGCTGATGCTCTGGATAATTACTAAAAAAGGGGCGAGAATCATATGCATGCAGGACCTAGTGAAACAGGACAAGAAATATAGCAAGGCAACTTGGGGCAGCCACATTACCTTTTCTCCAGTAACTGCTCTTGTTCCATAAACTCGTACTTTAGCTCCAGTTTCCTGATCTCAAAGTAAACAACCAGTGAATTTTTCACACAGAATTATAATTGCATACTATAAATAATTGTGGCAGTAATATAATATTAGCACAGAGGGCATATGCCGATATAAACCTTTTCCAGTCGCTTTTGAGTGTCATTTGCTGGCCCAAAAATTAAACCAACCATATTATATGCAGCATTCTCTTTAATCTGCACATAGACAGAGCAAAAACCAATACGAGGAATGTCATCAGCAAATCCCAGAAGTGTCCAATATTAGTTCTGcatgcaagaaattaaaaacaACTGTGACATTAGAAAAAGTGTGGCCTCTTTCTTTCTCTAGTTTCTCAAGCAAGAGTGGGATGGAGGAGACCCAAGAGTACAGTGTGTCTCTTCTTGTATcaataaagatttgaaatccAAACCAATAGGTAGGCACATGACTACATGTGTATGATCCACAAGAATGTCCATGGTCATCCTACTGCAAAATAAGTGTAAGCTTTATTCCTATTAATTTGTGAAACGAATAGACCCAACAAAACTTCAAAGGAACTCAGTAGTCAGTGATGTACTAGTTTCAAACCATCTTCACCACTCAGCAAGGCTAGAAAGTAAACAATTTCGATATCCAACATATCCACCTTTCCATATGAATGAAATCCTTATCTCT
This window contains:
- the LOC140008876 gene encoding uncharacterized protein: MADTAVSATIQVALQSVVSLAADHVNLVREFPTELERLNKSAEMIRGFLAGADEQMHSSDVKIWLKQLEEEVFKADNVLDELNCENLRRKVKYRNQLTKKKVFFCFSFFNKIGFRWRLGSMIREINTNLQRIHRDAEGLGLAYKHQVEDAFPTIASGATTSRQTDSTIVRGDVLGRDEDESEIVKKLLTESESVISVIPITGMGGLGKTTLAKAVYKNEQIVGHFDKKIWVCVAEEVDKIEKVFKMILESLTGGKVEGDRREYCCLCGDTNFGQTRVDQIAQQLRLGKLETEENQDLSSPFQTEEHKFSDRQLEAQELELLELERRDATGEILKLNPSYKVPADYKPVLKEAKVPIPIKENAAYNMVGLIFGPANDTQKRLEKETGAKVRVYGTRAVTGEKVEVTTPDGNETCGSYDELHVHVSADTYEKIDAAVALIELLVTPVSTFQGNPASITVTSTATSGDNVNSGAPSQGTPGTNVPAGVASGVAQPSVGSGPAPSPNHFQQYSGPWFPVGAPQTHAFPSSGFAAAPVHLSPSQFNPSSMLPIFGPRPVVTVGFTPVPQNPSLITSGPQQPQVLQRPYISHPPPLSASQPAPIQSNVTSPQLSTNQSAPTGPTQFGSSISISYQPPYAGSSIVPVNTPTSIGAGNMMSMTPATTGLQGHPSMASHPLAVSRAAPPNIFPITQQSALQSAGAAVNHPANVPYFNSSSHFQQGLSLSPLPSAAKVPGPMQSVMPRAVIPNSSPNVVPGSTPLLSPVTSSSTLLHPASGIPNSGPAGAVSFNAINPANMTAPRPQQPSSNDFTFQPHRPHNPALEVAHRPNTQPILLHPNQSAQPYQESQISPVQPGMHMLRLPPANPGFSRPNVGNQMMQPRAQTSVNFPSSPTALLGPPRHAPFPGSNAAPLLQPRNFNLDPPFVNADGIPRAGGPMQIQQNYPPSATRPPSFVAPNQHINSNISFQPAAGLSSRASGVQQVYDPFSPTSVSLNTHLSSNRAKIQKQESDPEYEDLMASVGVK